Sequence from the Rutidosis leptorrhynchoides isolate AG116_Rl617_1_P2 chromosome 3, CSIRO_AGI_Rlap_v1, whole genome shotgun sequence genome:
caaaagccaacgcaatcgttcctacatgctatgactgtggaGAAAGAGGGCATTTTtgcaaccagtgtccaaagaaaatGGATAACACGGGAAATGCTAAAAGCCGAGCGTTTGTGATGACTGCCGAGCAAGCTCGGGATGATGAGGAAGAAGGACGAAGAGGCGCAATGAAGAGTTTTTTGGCAACTACAAGATTCATTTAAATTTCTCATTTTCATAGTGTTTTTTATGTTACCACTTAGTACTTCTatattttggaagatttcgttaaaTTTCTGTAATACTTTGGTTATTTTCTTTAAAataaatgaatgatgttattttcttttctttcattttccattgaatcattcacctcgaagaagatgaatattgactagatgacatagtagtaactttatggagtgataaaagtatagtttagtataatataatgacgtctgatcaacgtagttatattataatAAGTCGTGcgaaaatcctaatggatcatgatgaaaataaggtctgatcaaccttaggaccattgtgtaccattacctactccttatctctatattgtcaactaaaaatatcaaccatAGATATTATATTATCTTTCGCTTTCaaattatccacgcccggtgctaCCTGTTGTAaaggcaccataccgtttagcaccatccgaaatgaaggaattatccaaccaacttcaagaacttttggagaaaggtttcattcgtcttagctcgtctccgtggggagcacccgttctttttgtcaagaagaaagatggcacgttgaggacgtgtattgattaccgtgaactcaacaaactaaccatcaagaatcattatccatctaGGTAATTATTTGTCAAGATGAATATTAATTTTTGTTTTTCATTTAGGTAATTATTCTTACACAACTATTTTTTAGTCATACACAATCAAATATGCTTAACACTGTTGTAATGTACAATATCATAAATCATATTTAGTTGTGTATGCAGTGGCGATTCCATGATTATAATTCAATGAGGTcccgaattttttttctttctaatattagttatattagaaTGTTATTGTAGTGATAGTTACATTCAAAAACATATAAATGCCGAAAAATATATGGAGTCCCGAATTGAGAATCCAATTCGACCATCCAATCTCGAAGCCTCTCACTCTATTGGAAATCCATAAATGACTCATCACTTGAATTTCGCTTACGATTGCCGCGCTGCACAACTTGTTTCTTTAAAAAACCGTTTCATTTCAATGTTTTCATATGGTGTACCCGGGTACCCAATCCACCGCTTGCCAAATAGATTTACCGAAATTAGAATTGAATGAGAACCCAATGCCTTTAAATAACTCGGCAAAATTGAAATTGCAGGAAGTACAATTTGCCACCATTTGTATATTTGTTCCCAAACCTCACGAGCTCTTTTGCAATTTGCAAGTGAATGTTCCGTTGTTTCGAGATTGTCATCACAAACCGGGTACCTTACCGAATCTAAATCTAAACCCCGTTTATCAAGCTCGACCCGACACGGAGTTCTACTTATGCTTGCCTGCCAAATGAACAACCCGACATTTGAGGGAACCAATCTGTTGATTATTGTTTCAAGATAGATATTACCTTGACTCGCCGAATGTTGCACAAGTAATGAAGTTAATGTTTTTGTAGACCATTTGTCATTTGAAGATAGCGACCAAACCAAAGAATCCGACCCATTATTTTTGAAAGAAATATTCGAGATCTCATCTTCCAGTTTTCTGACTTCGCTTGACAACCTTCATGTTAATGATCTTGTCCAGTTCCAGGAAAAATGGAAAGCATTGTCCATCCTTTGCACTTTCTCATTGACCACACCATCTTTGTTAGTATCGATTCTGTAAAGTCTTGGATACCTGTTCTTGAGACTGCCATTACCACACCACAAATCTTCCCAAAATAAAGTAAGAGAACCTTCAAAGAGATTTTTCCTAAAAAATGTAGAAAAATCGATGCCTAAGGCATTGATCATTCTACCAGCCTCCAGGAAATCGGAAACACGACATAGTTGAGCAACATTAGATGGTGTTATCTTGAAATTGATACCGTAACAGAATTTTGCCGCGAGCTCGAATGTTTTGGGTTGTCACCGAGCTCAGAACAGTATAAAGCATTTTTAAGCCGTAACTGCTCGATGTATACAACATGGACTATCAATTGAAGTGGAAGTCGATCAAAATTATAAGCAAATGGGTCGTAATTACCACCTAGAGTTTTGAAGTACTTTGTTCAAAGTTCGCTTGGGTTGATGGTGCAGGTCCATGATTCAAGTGCAAGGACACGAGTAATATGGAAGTTTTTTTTTTTGTATGTGTGTGGTTTTACTACTTACAGTGAGATCAAACATTGTATTATAAGTACTAGTTGATACATATACTGTCGCATATACATACATATCCAATAACACGAATTATCTGGCCCTATAGTATAACCTGTATATAAATACGGTACTATTTCCAATTTGGCTTATGTAAGTGAAACACGGTGACAAATGACATGACACAAATATATGTTATAATAGAGTACAATACAGAGTAACGGATTCGCGTTTTTTGAAAGATAATACTGTAAAACAAATTAAAATGAAGTTCAAACTCAAGTAAATACATATAACATTGTATTATAGGTACTACTTGTACTTGTATTAGGGAACCAAAGATATGCATCAAGAGGATTTAAAAAGATTCACATAATGTGTGCCAACTCCCAAATCAGTGTCAACATAGTTAGTTCCATTTGAAAATTTGATGGGATCGTGACCATGACATCATGATATTTAAATGGCAACTTACCTTTTTTGTTAACTCTAAAACTGTAATTATCTTCTCGTCTTGTTCTCAAGTTCCTGTTCAAAATAGAAAATACTATGGATATCAGCCAATTAAATCAAAATAACTATGTTTAAGTGATAAGAGCATTTTTATTACCTGATAAGCTAGCCTTTTGTGCCATACTGACTTCGACAATGGCATCATTAATGGAATAACCTCCATCAAGTGGTACATTATTCACAAACTTGAGCTTGGGTGTTTCATGGCTTCCATGTCCCCACATCTCCATTTTATGACATTGAAAGGATGTTACTTCCACTAATGATGGATAATTGATGCTACAACTGCCCGAGTAGAAGCTTTTGAGTTCATAACAATAACCTAAGTGAATAGTGGTAAGGCAAGGGAAGACAACTTCATCCGTTTCAGTTTCACCCCAAATCACCTCCTCTATATTTTTACACAATTGAATTTGAACCTCCTTCAGTGAAACAAGCCCTTTTGCGACACTCAATGGAAATAGTCTTACTAACTTATGACAATCATAAATGTAAAGGGTGACTAGGTTAGTAAGACTTATAAATTCATCTGGGCATTTCCATAGAACCTCTAACTTATCTAGTCCATACAAAATCAAACGTTTAACTTCCCTTAAAAACTTTTTATTTGCATTCCCTCCCCAATCACACGTATCCACTAGGCATGTGACATTCTTACAGCTCTTCAAATTAATATGTTCTATATTATTGAAACCTTCTTGATCTAGGTCCGGTATGATGTTATTCAAGTTTTCTATTTCACTTAAACTTATTATAGGACGACTTACCTCAATTAGTTTTTTCATCCATTTAATGAATGGAAGCACAAGATACTTCCTGTTCAAAGCTAGATGACGTTCTGAAGTCCAAACGTACTCAAAACCAAACGACCTATTAGCCCTTTCGATTTTAATTGCAAATCCTTTGAGTTTATCAAAATTAAAACCTTCAGGAATGTCATGGACACTTGGAACTTTTAATTCCAAACATGTGAGCTTCGACAAACAGTTCACCGCAGCAAGACACTCGTGAACTTGTTTGCAATGGACCGGGAATTGAATGCGTAACTCTTCCAACCTCTGGAGCTTTGAAATGGCATCTGGTGGCATACGAGATAGATTGAAACAATCTCTAACTTCAAGCCGCCTTAAGTTGACCAACTGACCAATACATTCAGGAACTTCTTCGATTCCAGTATCATTGAGAATTAGAATCTCAAGGCCTTTCAACTCACCTATTATACTAATTTCACATATAGATCTATTTCCCTTAAGATTGAGCATGCGAAGTTGTGAGAGCCTAGCTAATGACTGTGGGAGGGATGAGATCTCATTATCATTCAAATCTAAAACTCTAGCATTTTTTATTTCTTCAATAAATTCTTCAGAAATCCATGTCAGTTGATTACACTGCAAATAGGCAGCTTCAAGATTTGGGAAGCTAATATGATCTTCAGGAAGCTTACTTATTCTATTCTCCATCAATGATAGCACCGTGTAACTTTGTTGGATGTTGTTTCTTGGCAACCATTCAGTCAAACCTTCCCCGGCCATCACCAGAAAATGATTTGTACTACCTTCATTTACAATTGACAATGCCATATCACGGCACACATCATGCATTCTGATGTAAAATTTGGAATTAATATCCAACAACAAACCATAAGACATGAGGATATTCACTGCATTTTGAACAGTGCTTCTTGCATCCTCTATGCTTTCAATCTCCTTAGACTTCTCCAAACCTACCCTATAAAGTACCAAGTCTTCCAACAAGATATAAGAGTCTTCTGGAAACAAACTACACTGTAAGAAGCACCATTGGGCTTCACTTTTAAGATAATCATAGCTTAGCTTCAGACGGTTATATACCGTTTCTATTGTTGCATCCACATCTTTGTTTTTAAAGCATTTTTCTGTAACTGAGTTAAAGTTGCCTTCCATGAACTGACATCTTTGTTTTTCAAAGTTTTTCCAATCACGTCAATAATGAGTGGCAATCCCCTGCATTCTTTAGCAATATCGTATGCAACTGAACTCAAATGGGTGTCGGTCTCCAGTTTGTCACCAACAACATGTTTGAAAAGAATCCATGCTTCTTCTAATGGCAAAGAGTTCACACTAATTTTACTCTGAGCATTCATTTTTTTACACACATCTTTGCTTCTAGAGGTCAATAAAATTTTGCAATTCGTGTGATTAATACCACACGGAATGCACACTTCATCTAAATTCAATTCCTCCCACACATCATCTAATATAATTAGAATCTTCTCACCATTTATAATTCTCTTTCTTGCATTTTCAGTGTCCTTTTGGATCTTTTCAACATCAAACTGTTTAGAGATAGTGGTAAATGCAACATCAGCAAACATAGTCTTTACTCTTGAATTAACTTCCTTGGCCAATGTAGTTTTTCCTACACCTCCTACACCATAGACTCCGATAACTTGTTTGCTATCATCTTCCAAAGCCTTAATGATATTGTCCAAAACTGAATTATGGGTCACAATATCAACAAGATTCTTGTTTTGGTAGCAGTCAAGTATAGCAGGAGTATCCAAAGAAACACAACTTTCATAAATTGTGCCTCCTGCTTTGAGCTCCATTAGAGGATCAGTCTGTGCTGCCTTCTTACCGTAATGATGAAGAGTGCTCCAATTACCACACAATCCAGTTCCAAAGCATGTCTTCTTTGTAATAAATTCTTCAGCTTCCAATATTTCTGCAGTAGCAGCGTTGATCCAGTCTTGAACACCAACCACGAGTGTGTCTCCTTTATTTTTAGCTAATTCTATTTTTTGTTGAATCCTCCCTTTCATATCTTTGAGGTTTTGAACTTCACTTTTGAACTTTTCAACAAGTTGTTTGCAATTCCACATGTAACCAATCTCCTTCTTGGCGACAACAAACATCGAGTCTACTACTTTCTCAGCAACTGAAGTAACAATGACCCCCTCTGCCATTTCAATTATCTTCTTTTTTTTCTAGCAAGCAGAAGAAATTTATAAGAAAATTACAATGAACCAATAATAAGTGAGTGGCATGTGAGATTTATTATTGTATACTACACGTACCTCTTAAAATAATTGATGAAATTGAAAAGGTAATTTAGACTAAAACTATCGTCTGATTTTAGATGTAGTTATTAAGATATTTAAAAGCTCATTCTCAATTAATTCCCTTCACGTGCACCTTGTCaccataaaaataaaattaaacaaaaaaaaatatttgtacAATCATGAAAAGGCAAAAAGAATGAACTGTGAATTGAAACAGAGCATAAAATTGTACCATAAAACTGAATCATCGCTGTACTTACACAAAGGTAACTAACTAAAAGCGGTACCATCAAAAAATAGATAGGCAAAGAGGTAATAAGTGTAATCCTTAGAAAATATGAACAAATACATGATAAAAAAACATCATCATCATATGTTACCATTAAaacacaaaataataaaattatatgtaTAACACGTGTAAAAAAAATGGTAGAGATACCTGAGAAAATCGAGCGTCTAGTGACACTTTGAAGGACCTCCAAAATGATGGCTTGAAAGAGAACAAGATGACAAATTGGTAAAGTTAAAAATTGAATGATTGGACAGAGAGAAACAGGAAACATACATAATGATTTAATGATTAAAGAAAACTCCACTAATGGAAATACTATTATTCTTTTGTAAAGTAAAAAAGTGACCTTGGATCCAATATGTGATGCTTAAGTAACGAGTTCAAGTATATGAATGTATTTATAAGTTTGGGGAGTAGTCAAAGGACAGTAATAGTCCGCTAGGGACAAATCCAACTAGTAACACTGATATGGTTTCGATTTGAGCAGTTCACTCATTGTTTTTATTTAAAGGCAACAAAAcgtttcattaaaaaaaaaaaaaaagattacatGGTGGGCACAACTTATATACACTGGCTAATTTCCCTTCACTCATTGAAGGTATCAAAAGTACGCCACATTCCACTAATCAGACCTAAAAAAATCCAACTTTGACCGACTAAATCCGACTTTTGATCAGTTGAACGACTTTAACTGGGGGGTTGACCTGTGTTGACCAGCAAATTTGACCGACTTGGGCCTATTCGGGTCCGACTAGTCGCCAAATCCGACGAGTTGGCAACTTTTACTACTATGTTGAATATCAATTACGAACGCTAAAATGCAAATCTCTTACTCGTAAGAGACTGATGATTGCTAATGATCCATAACTCTTACTTCTATTATAACATACAGTATATAACTCTAAATAACCAGATGAGCAAAAAATAAGAAACTGAGagttcatatatgattatttgaacaATTATGTTTCTAAGTTTTGCGTCACCGTGTACGATAGCATGACTGTGAAGGTAAACAAGTGCACTAGCAACACCTAGTAATATTGTGTACTACCATTTATTCCAGTCCAAAAGACTACACCTTGTATCTACAAATACATACCGTGAGACAAATATCACTACATTTGTGTGAATTTTAGATAAACTAAGTTTAAGAACACCAACTGCTTGCTCCAATCCTAAATTCTGTCACAAGCTCATAAGAGTTCAATATGCTTAATTTCAAAAGGATTTAAAACTTCGTACCAAATATTTGTTGTGATTATGAGAGGATCACCTGGACGTTGGTAGAcagaaatttgagagaaaataactctattactcacaagaatagattacagagtattacaaaactcaaataaaaaaaaactcttacaaactaacacactaggaatcTCACCACTATCTAGGGTGTATTCACTCTTGGTTATGATTACACttaaactcacacacactaactaggtgtgaTTACACTTTTGTGAATGCATTACaaatgaggtttgcacctctatttatagaagGCTTTGAGGAGGTGGAAGTGTGAACGCAGATTTGGTGTGAACGCATAAAAGTGGTGGCTAGCCGTAATTGTTTTCAACTTTGCTTCTTCCACACGAGTTGTCAAAGTTGACTAGCCGTAATAGTTTCCATTTTGAATACTTCCATGTGAGTTGTCAAAGTTGACGACTTTGAATATCCAGACGATTCTAGATTACGGCTAGAATGGAGACATCTAGCGGCATCTAGAATATATTATATTACGACATCTAGAAGGTGAAGCTGGAATTTGGCTGGAaaccatcaattctccccctccagccgaatccacgaacattccagttatgtctctgcataactccaacttctctcgagtcaccacctttgtcaacatatctgcaggattctcctttgtatggatcttgactagtctcaacagttgtcgatcaattacctcccgtatccaatgatagcgaatatcaatatgttttgtacgggaatggtacatggagttcttgctcaaatctagagcactctgattgtcacaatgtaccttgtactccttttgcttgattccaaattcttggagataacgctttaaccacaacatttcttttccagcttctgcggcagcaatatactctgcttcagttgtggataatgcaacacacttctgtagtcttgactgccatgaaacagctccccctgcaaaagtgtaaatgaatcctgaagtagattttctactatcaggatctccagccatatctgcatctgtatagccttccaagattggatcagctcccccgtaacaaacaCATATCTttgttgtacctttaagatatctgagaatccattttaccgcattccaatgctctttcccggggttggagagaaaacgactcaccgttcccactgcgtgagcaatatcgggccttgtacacaccatcgcatacatcaaacttccaactgctgaagaatatggtactgacgacatctccccgatctcttccttggatgagggacaagaactcttgcttaacttgaaatggttggctaatggaatgctaacaggtttggcattgttcatattaaatcgtgaaaggactcgttcaatatacttctcctgagatagccataaccttctattcttcctatctcgggtaatctgcattcccaaaatttgttgagcctgtcctaagtctttcatgtcaaaagacttagagagttccttcttcagctggttgatcttcgttgcatctttccctacgatcaaaatatcgtctacatatagtagaagagcaacgaaatctccttcagaaaacttctgaatataGACACACTCAtccgctgcagttttcttgtacccttgactcaccatgcacgagtcaaacttcttgtaccactgcctaggtgcctgctttaaaccgtacaaactttcctttagcttgcatacgaggttatctcctgaaacctcaaaaccttctggctgctccatgtaaatttcttcatgtaaatctccatgaagaaaagctgtctttacatccatctgttcaagctccaagttcatacttgcgaccaatccaagtatgactctgattgaagtcatcttgactactggtgaaaatatctcgtcaaagtcaattcctttcttctgttggaatcctttgactacaagccgtgctttgtatttcaccacttttccgctgccatcctttttcagcttgaacacccatttatttttcagtgccttcttcccgcgtggaagttttacaatctcataagtttgatttttctgcagagaatccatctcatcctgcattgcgagcaaccatttttctttgtctttatgagatactgcttcatgaaaactctctggttctccatcttcagtaagtagaagataCTCAGAttccggatatctactcgatggaatccgacctcgttcagatctacgaacttctggaatatactgaggagatccaccatcatcttcgccttgtgatggtcctggaacgtctggcagatggggttgtggctccccctgcttagtaccgtcattttcctcattatcttctacttccggCGTTTCATCTTGCACTGtatattcatttctcatgaatgattctgttgttgcctctggcacctgagcagcaacatttgacttctgagatattgtgggcttttcaatatcttctattgtctggctttcatggaacactacgTCCCTACTTGTGATTgcatttttctcctttggatcccataatctgtatccaaattcttcatctccatatcctatgaatatgcatggagtagtCTTTACATCTAGCTTCtgtctgagctccttggatacatgtgcgtacgccaaacatccaaatactcttaagtgagagtatgatgggtcctttccagaccaaagtttctccggaacttcaaaattcagtggtactgatggagaccggttgatcaagtaacatgcggctctgactgcttctccccagaatggctttggcagcttagccatactgagcatgctccgaacacgttccatgattgttcggttcattctttctgctataccattgtgttgaggggtacg
This genomic interval carries:
- the LOC139896416 gene encoding probable disease resistance protein At4g27220, translated to MAEGVIVTSVAEKVVDSMFVVAKKEIGYMWNCKQLVEKFKSEVQNLKDMKGRIQQKIELAKNKGDTLVVGVQDWINAATAEILEAEEFITKKTCFGTGLCGNWSTLHHYGKKAAQTDPLMELKAGGTIYESCVSLDTPAILDCYQNKNLVDIVTHNSVLDNIIKALEDDSKQVIGVYGVGGVGKTTLAKEVNSRVKTMFADVAFTTISKQFDVEKIQKDTENARKRIINGEKILIILDDVWEELNLDEVCIPCGINHTNCKILLTSRSKDVCKKMNAQSKISVNSLPLEEAWILFKHVVGDKLETDTHLSSVAYDIAKECRGLPLIIDVIGKTLKNKDVSSWKLSYDYLKSEAQWCFLQCSLFPEDSYILLEDLVLYRVGLEKSKEIESIEDARSTVQNAVNILMSYGLLLDINSKFYIRMHDVCRDMALSIVNEGSTNHFLVMAGEGLTEWLPRNNIQQSYTVLSLMENRISKLPEDHISFPNLEAAYLQCNQLTWISEEFIEEIKNARVLDLNDNEISSLPQSLARLSQLRMLNLKGNRSICEISIIGELKGLEILILNDTGIEEVPECIGQLVNLRRLEVRDCFNLSRMPPDAISKLQRLEELRIQFPVHCKQVHECLAAVNCLSKLTCLELKVPSVHDIPEGFNFDKLKGFAIKIERANRSFGFEYVWTSERHLALNRKYLVLPFIKWMKKLIEVSRPIISLSEIENLNNIIPDLDQEGFNNIEHINLKSCKNVTCLVDTCDWGGNANKKFLREVKRLILYGLDKLEVLWKCPDEFISLTNLVTLYIYDCHKLVRLFPLSVAKGLVSLKEVQIQLCKNIEEVIWGETETDEVVFPCLTTIHLGYCYELKSFYSGSCSINYPSLVEVTSFQCHKMEMWGHGSHETPKLKFVNNVPLDGGYSINDAIVEVSMAQKASLSVFSILNRNLRTRREDNYSFRVNKKVHVVYIEQLRLKNALYCSELGDNPKHSSSRQNSVTAGRMINALGIDFSTFFRKNLFEGSLTLFWEDLWCGNGSLKNRLSSEVRKLEDEISNISFKNNGSDSLVWSLSSNDKWSTKTLTSLLVQHSASQGNIYLETIINRLVPSNVGLFIWQASISRTPCRVELDKRGLDLDSVRYPVCDDNLETTEHSLANCKRAREVWEQIYKWWQIVLPAISILPSYLKALGSHSILISVNLFGKRWIGYPGTPYENIEMKRFFKETSCAARQS